The DNA region gtctcaagttgagggagtgtgcaatttgcatgcagctgatgaaactgaggctgtgcacaaccaaagaatttctgcactttCACTTTCAGAAACcacctcagggaagctcatcagcgtgctcgtcatcctcaccagggtcttaacctgactgcagttcagcgttcTAACCAACTTcaatgggaaaatgctcacctttaaTGGTCACTGGCAGGCTAGTATGCTGGCAGGCTAGTATGCCTGGCAGGCTAGTATGCTGGCAGGCTAGTATTTGAATGCATAATCACCAGACAATACAGCCattgagtatgtttgggatgctctggatcgacgtgttccagttcccgtctcacaccctgatctgtttcacctgtctttgtgattgtctccatccctctccaggtgtcgcccatcttccccattatcccctgtgtatttctacctgtgttctctgttgccagttcatcttgtttgtcaagtcaaccagcattttttgTCTTGGCTCCtgctttcccagtctctctttttctcgctctcctggttttgacccttgcccatCCTGACTCTGACCCCGCCTTCCTGAACACTCTGCCtgaacctgagcctgcctgccgacctgtacctttgcacCAACTCTGGactattgacctctgcctaccctgagcctgcctgccgtccagtacttctgccccacctctggtttactgacacctgcctgccttgaccggtctattgcctgcccctgttggattattaagcCATTGTTTATTCGATGTAGTCTGCATCTGTGTCTTACCTTCATATctgatatccagcaacttcgcacagcctttGAAAAGGAGTGGTACCACAGGCCACAggccacagtcaacagcctgatccACTCTATGGGAAGGCGATGTGTCGCGCTGCAAaggtgcatatctgtattcccagtcatgtgaaatccatagattagagcctaatttatttatttcagttgactggtttccttatatgaactgtaactcagtaaagtctgaaattgttgcatgttgcgtttatatttttgttcagtatactgctATGGCTGGTTGCAACTGTCGGTTTGCCTTTTGCAGATTTCCAAATACAATCCTGGGAAAAATGTATAATTTGGAAAGCAAATTCCTACTTCTGAAAATAGATTACTAATCTGTATGTAGaaacaatatttaaaaaaatctcaACTCTCAATTTCTAGCAGTAGCACTGTTTTTCAAAGTCGCTCATCTTGAGACGGACTATTGCCACAGCAAGCACAATGGCCATCACCGTGGGTAGCCTATGGCTTCATCTCCATCGTTATGTAAGTCAGTGTGCATTATTTTAAAAAACAAAGCCCCGGGGTCCGGCACTATTTTCACGGCTTGAACTAGAACCTTCAATTATAAAAACACAATAATCAAATCATTATTTAATATTTCCTTTTGACAAAAACAGTTCTAGAATTGTTTGATTTcagattaaaataaaataaacgagTTTTCAAcccttttctattttttttatcttgtcatgcaataaaatataTGAATTGGCCAGAAAATACACAGACCTCTGTGTTCTCATATGTAGTTAAGGCCATGCTTCCATACGCGATAGCTACACAATTGCGCCCAGTCGACTCTGTGTCCAATTAAACTTTAACTCATTACCTTGACTCGTTCTCTGTTCAGTCTAACGtgaccctgctgtaaatcaagcagacagatGATCAACATCAATTATCTGCTAGGGATGTTAGATCTAATATGGACCACGGCACAACGGTCTTCATCGGGTTAATGAAGGAGACAACAAAACATTATGGACATTCCTAACAATATTTTCCCTGCACTTTGGCTGTTGCATCGAAGTGCTGTATCACAACAGCTGTTTGTcacttgactgtcattcagaaaatacaTTTGATGTGTGAAAATATCACAATGTAATTAAGACAGCTGGACAAATGCGCACCCAACAAGTATTATGCagaattattgaagaaccacattaatttttatttctttttattttaattcacctctatttaaccaggtaggcaagttgagaacaagttctcatttacaattgcgacctggccaagataaagcaaagcagttcgacaacatacaacaacacagagttacacatggagtaaaacaaacatagtcaataatacagtagaaaaataagtctatatacaatgtgagcaaatgaggtgagataagggaagtaaaggcaaaaaaggccatggtggcaaagtaaatacaatatagcaagtaaaacactggaatggtagaattgtagtagaagaaagtgcaaagtagaaataatggggtgcaaaggagcaaaataaaataaataaatacagtaggggaagaggtagttgtttgggctaaattatagatgggctatgtacaggtgcagtgatctgtgagctgctctgacagctggtgcttaaagctagtgagggagataagtgtttccagtttcagagatttttgtagttcgttccagtcattggcagcagagaactggaaggagagacgaccaaaggaggaattggctttgggggtgaccagagagatatacctgctggagcgcgtgctacaggtgggtgctgctatggtgaccagtgagcgtagataaggggggactttacctagcagggtcttgtagatgacctggagccagtgggtttggtgacgagtatgaagcgaaggccagccaacgagagcgtacaggtcgtagtggtgggtagtatatggggctttggtgacaaaacggatggcactgtgataggctgcatccagtttgttgagtagggtattggaggctattttggaaatgacatcgccgaagtcgaggatcggtaggactgtcagttttacgagggtatgtttggcagcatgagtgaaggatgctttgttgcgaaataggaagtgaATATCGATTATGGTTTTAAATATCAAGTTAAGAATATATCAGTTAGAAGCATTCGATTTTGTAATCACATAcattttggatttgtgtgcccatAAAAACTATACTCACACCGTGACATAAGGAAACACTAAATGTTACATAAGCCTAGTTACAGTGCATTTCCAAAACTGCCAAACAAAGAACTGTCCGAGCAAGATCCAGGATTCTTACCGGGTTCAAGTTCAATGTCTCATTTAACTGATAAATGCTTAATATATGATATAACAAAAAACACAGCCATAAATGCAAGGTaagaaatgtaatgttttatgtcACATGATTTTGGCCAAATTTGTCAAGACACCAACCATGAGAAAGGGTTAAACTGAGTTTGTTAAATTAACTCGTGAATTGTATTGAATGTTCCTTATATCAATTACATACCAACAGCTGTATCTGTGTTTTGTCCACCGCAGGAAATCCTCAATGGTACTCTAGCTTATAGGAAGACCCGTAGGCGATGTCAGAGGTGTTACTGTGTTGTAGCTGTCAAATCAACAAGCGTTTCCCAGCGTTACACCTATCGCTATCGCGGACATTGCCATTTGATACACTGAGTCTCATTATTAGAAATCTCATTGAGCCGTTTGACAAGGTTGAACATAGGAATGTGTGTTGTAATACACagtacacctccattaggatgagaTCAATCCTTATTCTTTCATTTAATCATTTTCAAcgtgtcattatttctatatagcctacactttctccttCTGAACTTCTAACATGGGTAGGATGggtgtggctttgtgacaatgaCCACAAGAACAGCCACTCAGAGATTTGATGCAGTTACACCTCTGACATTGCCTGAACAAAAACAATGATTTTCTATGCAGTTCTGATTTAATGTAGGCCCTAATTTTTGTTAAATTACCTTGGGGTGGACAAATTAACATAAGGCTTTAGACAAGGCTAAGAGTTTTAATACAAATCCAATGAACCCCACATCTCAGTTGGCTCTACTCTACTCAGTAAACGCAAACGTATAGGCTCCAATTGTACATGTAATCCTATGATTATGCCCATAAAAATGTTTGGTGCACGCGGGCACATATAGGAAGTCCCTTACCAGGCAGAAGGGAATTTCACTTTAACCCCTGCATCGGAGAGTTACAATGTTGCTATCACTATGCAGCCAACTACCTGTAGTAGGAAACCGAGTTTCTTATTAATAATATGCCACCTGTTATCATACATGGCACGACTACATAATTGTTACAATTACAATAACACTTATAtaagatatttatttatttatttttgtcattCTCCACACAGGCTTCCTGGTAGTTGTCGTCTCTTAGACATGGTAGCAAATTGTTTCAAATCTCTATAGATTACTTTTAGCTAAAATTAAATCCACTAGTAGTAGCTAGCTAAGGTTAACAGGCTAGGTTAGGCTACTGCCTTAATCGCTAATCATCTTTGTCActcacaaaatacaaaacaatacaataaTTTCATTGGCAGATTCCTTTTTATTATTGTTTCACAATTGGATAAtcccacataaaacacacacgtcAACATAGCTACCAAGGATAGTGGGAATGCACTTCAGGAGAAGCGGGAATGGGGTGGGGGCGGGAACTGCAGCAACGCTAATGAGCTGGTGGCTGGGGTGCCGCTGGTGATGTAGTAGCCGATCAGGGGCGCTGGAGGGCAGCAGCCAATTGTCAAAATGCCACCCCAAAATCAAGTGCTGCCTAATCTTGCCTAATGGGAGGGCCAGCCCTGCACCTCTGACATTGCCTAAACAAAACCAATGATTTTCTATGCAGTTCTGATTTAATCTAGATCTAAATTAGGCCCTCATTTTTGTTCAGTTACTTTGAGGTGGACAAATTAACATACGGCTTTACACAAGGCTGAGTTTTATTTACAAATCCAATTAACCCCACATCTCAGTTGGATCTTCCCAACAAACGCAAACGTTCCTACAATATTGGGAAGCTTGATGTTCAAATAGAGACCCAATTTTGTTTCCGGATAATGTTAGCAGGACAACATCCCTGACTTATGTTGGAACCTCCTGCCGACTATCCTTTTTATCCTTCATGAATTTTCGCTCATTTGGGAGTAAATCTTCTCCTTTTGCAATCTTATCCAGAATCTCAGGCTCTCCCTTCATTTTCTTCAACTCTACGATCCGATCCTCAAAGCCTGGCTTTGCGTTCGTCCTCCTCTGTGCGAATGAGTATCTCAATGTACTCCACAGTGGACTGAGAGCTTGGTTTCAGGGCAACATCATTAAGTCTCTTGAGACAGTCAGAAGACTGCTTGATCAAATTCATCAGCGCGTCCTCAATCATATGAAACTCATCCTCACGTTTATCCAGCATctccttggtttcattagactTGTCCCATGCCTTCATGAAGTTGTCCTTCAGTTCTTGAATAGTCCTTTTCTCAGTCTTTGTTTCATATGTCAACAAGACTTTTTCCCTGTCGTGGTCAGTGGAAGAGCATTTTCCTGGACATTCGGTACAGTTGCCATCATCATCCATCACGGCACAACTTTTGATTTCATCCTCATTTGGGAGGAAACAGCAGGTGTGACATGTGAAATTGCATATCTTGCAGTTTGTTGCAAAGTCTTGGGATAATTTGCTTCTCTTCACCTGCAGCACATTTACCTCAGATTCAAAATCTTTGTTCTGTTTCATGTTCTCGTCCTCGTTCTCCAGACACTGTTTGAAGCTTTTGATCTCACTTAGCTTTGACAGACCTGCTGTGATCTGAGGGGTCAGGTGTGTCAATGTCTTCTCCAGAAGCTCACGTTCTTCCAGAACTTTCTTTGTCAGGGTCAGATCTTTACTCTCAATGCTTTCCAGTGCTTGGAAAAATTTCTTCATCTCCTTGAAAGTTGAACTCCATTGATCTGGACACTGGGCCTTATGATCATCATTGGAATCATCCTCTTCAGAGCTGCTCTCCGTCTCCTTTGAGAACACAAATGAACTGTTGAATTTGAAATGGGTTGGTAGCCCCTTCTTGTTTTTCTTACAAGGCAGATTTGCAGCTTTGATGGCCTCTAGCACCGGTATTTGCTTCCCATCTACAAATGTCACAAGCATCAGGATGTTTTCAGCAACATCCTTTCCAAAGATGGACAGGATGGAATCAAAGATGTATCTCTGGGAAGGACTGAGACGAACAAGTGTTGCCTGCACTACAAAGCAGAGTGCATCAATGTGATCAATCCCTAAAGGATTACACAAGAAATCCTTCAACATCTGGGTGAGCAATTTATCTTGAGCCATTCCTCTGGTGTCTCCGAACCCTGGTGTGTCAATGATGGTCAGAGAATAAGGAATCTGAAAGCCTGGCTGGTTGTAGAGCTCGTATGATGTCACAACCACAGTCTGGCTCTCAGCCTGTGACCTGTTGGTCACCTCATGGATGAGCTTAAAGCGGTAACGTTCTTCCCACTTTACCCCGAGAATGTAGTTTATCATGACATTGACCAGAGTTGTTTTTCCTGCACCTGTGGCCCCCAGAAGCAATATCACCTTGTTATTACCTTGCTCAACTTTCTTCCCAAATCTGTACTGGTCAAAACTGTCACTTACACCCAACTTCTGTTCCAGATTCAGCCAGTGGATTGAGGGGTTGCCCTTTTCCACCTTCTGGGATTTTGTGAGGAACTCCTCACTTTTTGCTCTGGTTGATTTGCTCATCTTCGGTTGGGGATCAGAGACCCTAAGGGTAGTCAGCACAGTCtcagaactgggtagactattcCCTGCTTCGCCACAGTTAGCAAAGACTCTGATGCTGTATGCAGTGTCAGCCTCAAGTCCTTCCAGTGTACTCTCTCTAGTGGTGGTTTTCATGGTGTGCCACATCTGATTGTCTATAGCCTTTACATTCTTTCTGTATTCAACCACATAACCAATGACTTCAACATCATCTCCCGCCATGGTAGGAATGTCCCAGTTCACTCTGATACTTCCCGATTCTATCCTCTTCTTTGTGGGTGGTCCAGGGGGCTACATGGGCGGGTCCTGAAATATTCTGTCCAGTCACTGGAGAGGCTCACACCAGGTCTGCACACTGCCTTGCAGCTAAAGCGGTACTTTTTGTAAGGGTCCAAACGACTGATGGTGACCTGGTTAGTTGTAGCATCCGATTTCACCTCTGTCCACTCAGAGTCAGCCTGCTCAGCCTGGTACAAAACCTGGTACGACTCCACACAGGTAACACCAAGGTTGGGAGGGTTGACTTGCAAGTGGACACAGTCATGCTCCAGACTCTTGATGGTGGGAACACCTGGCTTTGATGGCAGCTCAAACTGTTGACTCAAAAGTGTCCCTCTTTCATAGACATGGATGGAGGAAGCAGTGAGGTGTTTGTTTGGAATTGATGCAATGCAGAATGCAAGATTTTCTCTGCCTTTGTTTGAATCTTTGAAGTCTAGGAACAGATTTATGGTTTGCCTAGTTAGGGTCGTTACCTCCCCGAGCGAAACCACTTTTCTGCTGTAGTCTTCCCGGCTGCGTTGGGATTGTAAGGTATCAGTGAAAAATCACTTTTTGATTCTTCCAGCAAGTAGTTCTCCACGTCTAACACATACTCTTCTTTCTCCTTCAAATAGGAAAATGCAAAACACACTACAAAATCATTAGCTTTATCAAGCACTATTCCATCCAATTCACTGCTTGAGTACACAACTTGTACCTCTTTCATTATGTCAAGGTAAGAGCGAAcaacattcatctctctctctctgtcgtccagGTACGTGATCATGAGGTTATTCTGGAATGGAGAACGTTCTTTGCTGTTGAGCATTTTTatcagctcttcctcctccattcctcctcctcttatGTTGGGAAGAACCTTGCAGAGACCTTTCTGGAACACCAGCTTGTACTCTGAGCACAAGTCCCTGAACTTGTTGATTTTGGCTTTGAGTTCAGGGAACTTGATAGCCATGTCTTCCTTCATCATGTCCTGGCATTGTACATCAGTATTGTCGAGTCCGTCCAAGAGTCGCTGTGCGCGACGCACCAGGCAAACACTGATCTGCCTGACTAGCTGGGCAGCTGCAGAGTCCAGGTTCTTGAGAGGATAGAGCCAGGCGGTCATGGGCACAGCATGTTCTCCGTTCTCCCCTAGCAGAAATGGCAGGCCAGCATACACCTTGATGGCATCTTCAAATGTGACAGGGTTGTTTTCTAGTGCCAAATCACCATGGAAAGTGCAGTTGAATTTattggtctctctctgctcttcctcaCTCATCTTCAAATTTGCCTGCCCTTCTATTGACATTTGAGGGATCTTTTTATTGTTGCCTGCAGGTTTCCCTGGATGTCCTGGTGGTTCTCTCCTGAGGAAACCTCTTGGTCAAAAACGAAAAAGGCCTGCGCTCCAAACAGCAGGGCAGTCACCACATGGGTTGCAGAGCCCTCTTGTAAGACATTAGAGTATTTCACATTTCCTACCCCCAGGTGGTCCATGGTCAACTGCTCGAAGCGAGTGGTGGTACGGTACTGCAGAGAAACCCTAGACTGACGCTTTGAGGTCTTTTTGTCATGTAGGAATTCAGCAGAACCCTTCACACTGACTAAGCCACCAAGGAAACTGGCGTCAAGAGATGCAGACACATTCAAAGCCTCTGACTTGGCTTCACTTGAGTCTGAAGCAATGATTTTGAAGTCAGTGTTTGGTTGTGGACGGACATTGATGTGTTTCTGCAGCATCTCAGAATCCCAGAGAGTGATACCTGCAGTTTAAAGAGAATGACCAAAGAACGTTTATTGTGAAAATTATACTCCAACGtgtacatgtgtaaatatttctatatGTAAACATGGTTAAATTCAAATAACTAATTGAAGGTAAATATTTAATTCAAAGTAAATATTCTAGGTGTCAACCCATAGTTAGAAAACCTACACCTCCTACACTCAGAAGTAAAAAATGCTCTGTAGCACCATTTGAACCAGTCTGGAAATGGGTTCTATCTGAAGCTTCTTTCAGGTCAAATAGAATCTGGGTACCAAAtaaagggtgctatttggaaccAGAAAGATTCGAGATAGAACTCTATCTAGAATGTTCCCCTACAGCAGTCCTTCTCAAATAGTGGGGCGCGCCCCCTGGGGGGCTCGGAGCGATGCCAGGGGGGCGCGTGACCCCGGGGGAACATGCTTTTTCTTGCCGCGGggagtatttttttttaaccgaACAAGAGCACACAGCACAGAGCAGGAGATATGAAGTGCAGATAACAAACCCTTAAGAGACACCATGGAAAAATATTTAACAGGGATgaaaagaaagatggagagagacggagataatGAGACAAACGTAAGTCTCCCGAAAGCTAAGACGAGGAAATATGACGAAGCGTATGTAGCGCTTGGCTTCACTGTGACTACGGTGGGAGACGAGGAAAGACCGGTATGTTTACTGTGTCTAAAAATGTTGGCAGCGGACAGCATGAAGCCAAATAAATTAAGGCGTCACTTATAGACATTACACCCCAATCACGCTGATAAGCCGCTTGAGTTTTTTCAGCGAAAACGTGCCGAATATTGTCAACAATCGTCCCGCTTTGTGAATGCTTCTTCAGTAAACCAGCGAGCACTGTTAGCATCATATAAGGTGGCGTACCAAATTGCTCAGTGCAAAAAACCCCACTCCATAGCAGAGGAGCTGATACTGCCTGCAGCATTAGACATGGTCTCTGTCATGCTGGATGACGCAAGTGCTGCAAACGACCAGTCCAATGACACTGTCGCCAGACGTATAAATGACATTGCTAACAATCTTAAAGAACAGCTGGTAGATAAACTCAAAGACAAACGTTTTGCCTTACAGTTCGATGAAGCAACTGACAGCAACAAAGACTGTTTGTTTATCACTTATGTACGTTTTGACATGACAAACTCCCTGTGTGAGGATCTACTTTTTTGTAAatatgtcagagacagagccacaGCTGAACAGCTGAAGAGCTATTCAAAATGCTGGACTGCTTTCTGACTGAGAATGGGCTAAAGTGGGAGAACTGCATTGGTGTTTGCAGTGATGGTGCACAGACCATGGCAGGGATGAGAAAAGGACTTCGGGCACTCATCAAGAAGGCCTCACCTAATGCTGAGTGGACACACTGTTATACACAGAGAAGCACTGGCATCAAGGCACCTTTCCTCTGAATTAAGTGAGGTTATGACTGACATTGTAGGTGTAGTCAATTGTATAAAGACCAGACCACTAAAAACAAGAGTCTTCTCTGCCATCTGTGAGGAGATGGGAGCTGAACATCAAGCTGTGCTGTTTCACAGTGAAGCAAGGTGGCTGTCACGAGGAAAAGTCTTGTCCCGAGATTTTGAGCTCAGAGAGCAGATAAGAATGTTTTTGGAGCAGGAGCACAAGTATGACATCACAGAAACCTTTAGTGATGAGAACTTCCTGGCAAAACTGGCCTACCTGAGTGACATATTTGGAAAGCTAAATTAACTAAATCTACAGCTTCAAGGGAAAGATAAACACCTCCCTCAGGTCACAGACAAGATCAGCTCTTTCACTCGAAAGCTTGCAATGTGGGGCAGGCGACTTGATGAAGGAAATACTGATTCATTCCAGAACCTGCATGAATTTGTTGACACTACTGACTATGATGCCACCTCAGTGATTCC from Salmo salar unplaced genomic scaffold, Ssal_v3.1, whole genome shotgun sequence includes:
- the LOC123739535 gene encoding uncharacterized protein, which encodes MAGDDVEVIGYVVEYRKNVKAIDNQMWHTMKTTTRESTLEGLEADTAYSIRVFANCGEAGNSLPSSETVLTTLRVSDPQPKMSKSTRAKSEEFLTKSQKVEKGNPSIHWLNLEQKLGVSDSFDQYRFGKKVEQGNNKVILLLGATGAGKTTLVNVMINYILGVKWEERYRFKLIHEVTNRSQAESQTVVVTSYELYNQPGFQIPYSLTIIDTPGFGDTRGMAQDKLLTQMLKDFLCNPLGIDHIDALCFVVQATLVRLSPSQRYIFDSILSIFGKDVAENILMLVTFVDGKQIPVLEAIKAANLPCKKNKKGLPTHFKFNSSFVFSKETESSSEEDDSNDDHKAQCPDQWSSTFKEMKKFFQALESIESKDLTLTKKVLEERELLEKTLTHLTPQITAGLSKLSEIKSFKQCLENEDENMKQNKDFESEVNVLQVKRSKLSQDFATNCKICNFTCHTCCFLPNEDEIKSCAVMDDDGNCTECPGKCSSTDHDREKVLLTYETKTEKRTIQELKDNFMKAWDKSNETKEMLDKREDEFHMIEDALMNLIKQSSDCLKRLNDVALKPSSQSTVEYIEILIRTEEDERKARL
- the LOC106598228 gene encoding stonustoxin subunit beta-like, with amino-acid sequence MSDSETIELAALGRPFQLGMLYDCRRDVLIPGITLWDSEMLQKHINVRPQPNTDFKIIASDSSEAKSEALNVSASLDASFLGGLVSVKGSAEFLHDKKTSKRQSRVSLQYRTTTRFEQLTMDHLGVGNVKYSNVLQEGSATHVVTALLFGAQAFFVFDQEVSSGENHQDIQGNLQATIKRSLKCQ